A genome region from Arachidicoccus soli includes the following:
- a CDS encoding transposase, protein MHGSTLRKQYWCQHFFWSDGYFVCSIGEASPETIRLYILSQG, encoded by the coding sequence TTGCACGGCAGCACACTCCGTAAGCAATATTGGTGTCAGCATTTTTTTTGGTCGGATGGTTACTTTGTCTGTTCAATAGGTGAAGCATCGCCTGAAACTATCCGTCTATACATATTATCACAAGGGTAA
- a CDS encoding bifunctional UDP-N-acetylmuramoyl-tripeptide:D-alanyl-D-alanine ligase/alanine racemase translates to MYTINRIASIVDASSVLANKEAAIEYLITDSRKVTFAASSLFFTLKTEHRNALVFLDDLYQQGVRNFVVQEEIDFSKYKDANFLVVKNSLKALQKLAQFHRLQFHYPVMGITGSNGKTIVKEWLNFLLSDSYKIVRSPRSYNSQIGVPLSIWQMNAENDLGIFEAGISERNEMDALRKIIQPTIGILTNIGDAHDKGFESRKQKLQEKLRLFQHSKIVFANADDENIKASIGEVLNTDIFSFGKNKNATLHITAVKKEQNKTVIEGVFENNTLHITIPFLDEASVQNALICWAVALYFKVSESVIMEKMAQLPAIDMRLQVLPAINGCTVINDSYSLDIDSLSVGLDLLNQQLLSKTVILSDVHEAEERTYIQILDILHHKKISRLIAIGKFWESLKPFMGSKIPIIETYNSTFDFVQQFHAGQFKNESILLKGARLFRFEDILNLLVEKVHQTRLEINLSNIVHNFKTYKKRLQPSTKMMAMVKAFAYGSGSVEIASILQYHKIDYLAVAYADEGVELRNAGINLPIMVMNIDEYGFEAMLQHNLEPEIYSFKILKEFTVFVQKQAVAQYPVHLKLDTGMHRLGFEEGEIDRLMDELKVNKSLVIKSVFSHLSSSEDAADDNFTILQAEIFRRCCDKIQNVVHYNFIRHLANSAGIARHPDLQFDMVRLGIGLYGVDTTDKGLALKNVATLKSTIAQIKHLQPNETVGYNRMGKISQPTTTATIRIGYADGYSRKLSNGVGFVLINNHQAPVIGNVCMDMTMVDITHIDNVNEGDEVEVFGVDLPVENIAKWSDTNVYEIFTSVGQRVKRVYVEE, encoded by the coding sequence ATGTACACCATTAATAGAATAGCTTCAATTGTAGATGCATCGAGTGTTCTAGCTAATAAAGAAGCTGCGATTGAATACTTAATTACTGACAGCCGTAAAGTAACTTTTGCGGCTTCGTCTTTATTTTTTACGCTCAAAACTGAGCATAGAAATGCATTAGTTTTTTTGGATGACTTGTACCAGCAAGGGGTTAGAAATTTTGTAGTTCAAGAAGAAATTGACTTTTCAAAATATAAGGATGCCAATTTCTTAGTCGTAAAAAACTCCTTGAAGGCTTTGCAAAAATTGGCACAGTTTCATCGTTTGCAATTCCATTATCCCGTTATGGGTATTACTGGAAGCAATGGCAAAACGATAGTAAAAGAATGGTTGAATTTCTTGTTGAGTGATTCTTATAAAATTGTGCGTAGCCCCCGCAGTTATAATTCTCAAATCGGTGTACCACTTAGTATTTGGCAGATGAATGCCGAAAATGATCTTGGTATTTTTGAGGCCGGTATTTCTGAAAGGAATGAAATGGATGCATTAAGGAAAATTATACAACCTACGATTGGGATTCTTACAAATATTGGGGATGCTCATGATAAAGGCTTTGAGAGCAGAAAGCAGAAATTACAGGAGAAACTAAGGTTGTTTCAGCATTCAAAAATTGTTTTTGCCAATGCCGATGATGAAAATATTAAAGCCTCTATTGGAGAGGTTTTGAATACAGATATTTTTTCTTTTGGTAAAAATAAAAATGCTACACTTCATATTACAGCCGTTAAAAAAGAACAAAACAAAACGGTTATTGAGGGTGTCTTTGAGAACAATACCTTACATATTACAATTCCATTCCTTGACGAAGCTTCTGTGCAAAATGCGCTTATTTGCTGGGCTGTGGCACTTTATTTTAAAGTGAGCGAAAGCGTTATTATGGAAAAGATGGCGCAATTACCTGCAATAGATATGCGTTTACAGGTGCTTCCCGCAATTAATGGATGTACGGTTATCAACGATAGTTACAGCTTGGATATTGACTCTTTATCTGTTGGGCTGGATCTGCTAAATCAACAGTTATTGTCAAAGACAGTTATTTTATCTGATGTACACGAGGCAGAAGAAAGAACTTATATACAGATTTTAGATATATTGCACCATAAAAAAATTAGCCGCTTAATTGCTATCGGCAAGTTCTGGGAGTCATTAAAACCATTTATGGGTAGTAAAATCCCTATTATTGAGACCTACAATAGTACATTTGATTTTGTGCAACAATTTCATGCTGGGCAATTTAAAAATGAATCTATTTTGTTAAAGGGTGCACGGTTGTTTCGTTTTGAAGATATCTTAAATCTGTTGGTAGAGAAAGTACATCAAACAAGATTGGAGATTAACCTTTCTAATATTGTTCACAATTTTAAGACCTATAAAAAGCGTTTACAACCTTCAACTAAAATGATGGCGATGGTAAAAGCCTTTGCCTATGGAAGTGGAAGTGTAGAGATAGCTAGTATATTACAATATCACAAGATTGACTATCTCGCAGTGGCATATGCTGATGAAGGTGTTGAATTGCGCAATGCGGGAATTAATCTTCCAATCATGGTCATGAATATAGATGAATATGGTTTTGAAGCCATGTTGCAGCACAATTTAGAGCCTGAAATTTATTCGTTTAAGATTTTGAAAGAGTTTACTGTATTTGTTCAAAAACAAGCTGTAGCGCAGTATCCTGTGCATTTGAAATTAGATACAGGCATGCATCGTTTGGGTTTTGAAGAGGGGGAAATTGATAGATTGATGGATGAATTGAAGGTGAATAAATCACTTGTGATAAAATCTGTTTTTAGTCATCTTAGTTCTAGTGAGGATGCAGCTGATGATAATTTTACCATACTACAAGCAGAAATTTTCCGGCGCTGTTGTGATAAAATCCAAAATGTTGTACACTATAATTTTATAAGACATCTAGCTAATTCCGCGGGAATTGCGCGGCACCCAGATTTGCAATTTGATATGGTGCGTTTAGGTATCGGACTGTACGGTGTAGATACAACTGATAAAGGATTGGCATTAAAAAATGTGGCTACTTTAAAATCTACCATTGCACAAATCAAGCACTTACAACCCAATGAAACTGTTGGCTATAACAGAATGGGTAAGATTTCGCAACCAACGACCACGGCCACTATTCGTATTGGTTATGCGGATGGTTACAGTAGAAAGCTAAGTAATGGCGTGGGTTTTGTTTTAATCAACAATCATCAAGCACCTGTAATTGGGAATGTATGTATGGATATGACAATGGTGGATATTACCCATATTGACAATGTAAATGAAGGAGATGAAGTAGAAGTTTTTGGAGTAGATTTACCTGTGGAAAATATTGCTAAATGGAGTGATACAAATGTTTACGAGATATTTACTTCAGTGGGGCAAAGAGTAAAAAGGGTGTATGTTGAAGAATAG
- a CDS encoding TonB-dependent receptor — protein sequence MTIVHDKSLATKQKALTINLDKKIYGSFAEIGAGQDVASNFFKAGAASGTVAKTMSAYDKEFSDVIYGSQPDKRYVTEARLLSMLYHEYDLLIQRLGATKGENTTFFSFADTISALNYQKSNDGHGWMGIRFQLEPNGQYNEVVIHVKLLDNQNYLQQQAVGVLGVNLLYACYYYYADSTVFLQSLMDDLSKDRIQIDMIRFEGPDFLGVDNRLMSLHLVKFGFSDVAVFGADGKNLPPSDVLYKKHVVALRGRFRPIINVHIDMLDSGVKQFLQEPDVNAANVLVVTELTLQGLKERNAKESDDIDEKDFLDRVDILCSLGQTVMISNFYEYYKLAAYLSKYTRLKMGMILGYPNLEYIFSEVHYQDLPGGILESFATLFSRNVKLFIYPTQKEGVIQNCLQFHPPVHLIDLYRYLVANNKIEDITHYNEDNLQFHTDTVLALIKRGEAGWEKFVPVEVAQMIKERCLFGYPGKLVPANN from the coding sequence ATGACTATTGTACATGATAAATCCTTAGCTACTAAACAGAAAGCCCTTACTATTAATTTAGATAAAAAAATTTATGGTTCTTTTGCAGAAATTGGTGCAGGACAAGATGTAGCCAGTAATTTTTTTAAAGCAGGGGCAGCATCAGGAACGGTTGCTAAAACTATGTCAGCTTATGATAAAGAATTTTCTGATGTGATATATGGCTCACAACCCGATAAAAGATATGTGACAGAAGCAAGACTTTTGTCCATGCTTTATCACGAATATGATTTATTGATACAGCGTTTAGGAGCTACCAAAGGAGAGAACACTACTTTCTTCTCCTTCGCAGATACTATTTCTGCTCTTAATTATCAAAAGTCTAATGATGGACATGGATGGATGGGTATAAGATTTCAGTTAGAGCCTAATGGCCAATATAATGAAGTCGTAATACATGTAAAACTTTTGGATAATCAAAACTATCTACAACAACAAGCGGTGGGGGTTTTAGGGGTCAATCTGTTGTATGCTTGTTATTATTATTATGCCGATTCAACCGTATTTTTACAATCCTTGATGGATGACTTATCCAAAGATCGTATACAAATCGATATGATTCGTTTCGAAGGGCCAGATTTTTTGGGCGTAGATAATCGTTTGATGAGCCTGCATTTAGTAAAATTTGGGTTCTCTGACGTTGCTGTATTTGGTGCTGATGGCAAGAACTTACCACCTTCTGATGTCTTATACAAAAAACATGTGGTGGCTTTACGTGGCCGTTTTCGTCCAATTATCAATGTGCATATAGATATGTTGGATAGTGGTGTAAAACAGTTTTTGCAAGAACCCGATGTAAATGCCGCAAATGTATTGGTTGTTACTGAACTTACTTTGCAAGGATTGAAAGAGCGTAACGCAAAAGAATCTGATGATATAGATGAAAAAGATTTTTTGGACCGGGTTGATATTCTTTGTTCTTTAGGACAAACGGTCATGATTTCAAACTTCTACGAATACTATAAACTTGCTGCTTATTTGTCGAAATATACGAGATTAAAGATGGGAATGATACTAGGGTACCCAAATCTAGAGTATATTTTTTCTGAAGTCCATTATCAGGATTTACCGGGAGGAATACTTGAATCCTTCGCAACACTTTTTAGCCGGAATGTCAAACTATTTATTTATCCAACACAGAAAGAAGGGGTAATTCAAAATTGCCTACAATTCCATCCACCTGTGCATTTAATCGACTTATATCGGTATTTAGTGGCTAATAACAAGATTGAAGACATTACGCATTATAATGAAGATAATCTTCAATTTCATACGGATACTGTTTTAGCATTGATAAAACGTGGAGAAGCCGGTTGGGAAAAATTTGTTCCAGTTGAAGTGGCGCAAATGATTAAAGAGCGCTGTTTATTTGGTTATCCAGGTAAACTTGTGCCGGCAAATAATTAA
- a CDS encoding SIMPL domain-containing protein gives MKKINLVAILIVLFAVKGLSQTNINTQPFIEVNASADTLVVPDEIYINIIISENDNKKLSVEQQESRMIAAFQAMHINVEKDLSTSDMISDFKNRFLRSKDVVKTKTYQLKVGDAMTAGKVFATLEDLGIANSSISKVDYSNMDLLKNLCRVKAIESAKNTAEMLVKPLNQKVGKAIQIIDANSTPIYNPQVRMYSMAKVAGAADETPNIDFEKIKVQVNENVKFILE, from the coding sequence ATGAAAAAAATTAATTTAGTAGCAATTTTAATTGTTTTGTTTGCAGTAAAAGGCCTTTCACAAACGAATATAAACACGCAGCCTTTCATTGAGGTAAATGCTTCTGCCGATACATTAGTGGTGCCGGATGAAATTTATATAAACATTATTATATCTGAAAATGACAACAAAAAATTATCTGTAGAGCAACAGGAAAGTAGGATGATTGCTGCATTTCAGGCAATGCATATCAATGTAGAAAAGGATTTGAGTACAAGTGATATGATTAGTGATTTTAAGAATCGTTTTTTACGTTCTAAGGATGTGGTAAAAACAAAAACATATCAACTTAAGGTGGGCGATGCAATGACAGCTGGGAAAGTATTTGCTACACTTGAAGACTTAGGAATAGCGAACTCTTCTATTTCAAAGGTAGATTATTCAAATATGGATTTGCTAAAAAATCTATGTAGAGTAAAGGCTATTGAAAGCGCAAAAAATACTGCCGAGATGCTGGTAAAGCCTTTAAACCAAAAAGTAGGGAAAGCTATTCAAATTATAGATGCTAATAGCACTCCTATTTATAACCCGCAAGTAAGAATGTATTCTATGGCAAAGGTTGCAGGAGCTGCGGATGAAACGCCGAATATTGATTTTGAAAAAATAAAGGTTCAGGTAAATGAGAATGTAAAATTTATTTTAGAATAA
- a CDS encoding aromatic amino acid hydroxylase, producing MYNDFNNAQVAALPKHLKQYIVPQHYERYTAIDHAVWRYVMRQNYSYLREVAYYPYIKGLERAGLSIEHIPDLQTMNDNLSEIGWGAVAVDGFIPPAIFMEFQEYKVLVIAADIRQLNHIAYTPTPDIIHESAGHAPIIADPDYNNYLSYFGAIGAKAMFSSKDYDLYEAIRDLSVLKESPQSNENAIKKAEDHLDYCFKNLGEPSEMALLSRLHWWSVEYGLIGTLENPKIYGAGLLSSIGESVSCMQPEVKKLWYNIDTANQAYDITKAQPQLFVTPTFQNLIDVLEAFANTMAFRRGGIEGIQKAIDSRNVATAVYSSGLQVSGIFTGVIESKNNHIAFIKTTGASALSFDNKQLTGHGKDDHKDGFSSPVGKLNHYEKPLEDFDEIELRQIGLFPKNSTIIEFESGIEVSGKVISVLRKNNKTILISFEDCSVINKHTKEELFHPSWGVYDMAVGEKIISVFNGHADKDNYEIIVAANNDIPKIVYNEKTMALQKIYQQIRVIRTQKNNYASLAEYWNLLQLNHPEDWLAPMEILEILLHEDMQSILANEIRTHLTQRAEDDKTLTKLIKDGLTLIDAPEIKLVVH from the coding sequence ATGTACAATGATTTTAATAACGCGCAAGTAGCTGCATTACCTAAACATTTAAAGCAATATATTGTGCCACAACATTATGAACGATATACAGCTATCGACCACGCCGTATGGCGTTATGTTATGCGTCAAAACTACAGCTACTTGAGAGAGGTTGCCTATTATCCCTACATTAAAGGTTTAGAAAGAGCCGGATTAAGTATTGAACATATCCCAGACCTACAAACTATGAATGATAATTTATCAGAAATAGGTTGGGGTGCGGTGGCGGTGGATGGCTTTATCCCTCCTGCAATTTTCATGGAATTTCAAGAATACAAAGTATTGGTAATCGCTGCAGACATACGTCAGCTCAATCATATTGCCTATACACCCACGCCAGATATTATTCACGAATCTGCCGGACATGCGCCTATTATCGCTGATCCGGATTATAATAATTATCTCAGTTATTTTGGTGCCATAGGAGCAAAGGCAATGTTTTCTTCTAAAGACTATGATCTCTATGAAGCAATTCGTGATTTATCTGTTTTAAAGGAATCGCCCCAATCAAACGAAAATGCTATAAAAAAAGCAGAAGATCATCTGGATTATTGTTTTAAAAATTTAGGCGAGCCTTCTGAGATGGCGCTTTTGAGTCGCCTGCATTGGTGGTCGGTGGAATACGGGTTAATAGGAACGCTCGAAAATCCAAAAATATATGGCGCAGGATTGCTTTCCTCTATCGGGGAAAGCGTAAGTTGTATGCAGCCTGAAGTTAAAAAACTTTGGTATAATATTGATACAGCCAATCAAGCATACGATATTACAAAAGCACAACCACAGCTATTTGTAACGCCTACTTTCCAAAATTTAATCGATGTATTAGAAGCCTTTGCCAATACCATGGCCTTTCGTCGCGGTGGAATAGAAGGAATCCAGAAAGCCATTGATAGTCGCAATGTAGCTACGGCAGTTTATAGCTCCGGGTTACAAGTAAGTGGCATCTTTACGGGGGTCATAGAATCTAAAAATAATCATATCGCCTTTATTAAAACAACCGGAGCATCTGCATTAAGTTTTGACAATAAACAATTAACCGGTCATGGAAAAGACGACCACAAAGATGGCTTCTCTTCTCCCGTTGGGAAATTAAATCATTATGAAAAGCCCTTAGAAGATTTTGATGAAATAGAATTAAGGCAAATAGGTCTTTTCCCTAAAAATAGCACCATAATTGAGTTTGAGAGCGGCATAGAAGTTTCCGGAAAAGTAATTTCTGTTTTAAGAAAAAATAATAAAACAATTCTCATAAGTTTTGAAGATTGCTCAGTAATAAATAAACATACAAAAGAAGAGTTGTTCCACCCATCTTGGGGTGTCTATGATATGGCAGTTGGAGAGAAAATAATTTCTGTTTTCAATGGTCATGCAGATAAAGACAATTATGAAATTATTGTAGCCGCGAATAATGATATACCTAAGATTGTATATAATGAAAAGACTATGGCGCTTCAAAAAATATATCAACAGATAAGAGTTATTCGAACACAAAAAAATAACTATGCCAGTTTAGCTGAATACTGGAATCTACTACAGCTAAATCATCCAGAAGACTGGTTAGCTCCTATGGAAATATTAGAAATACTCTTGCATGAAGACATGCAATCCATTTTAGCCAATGAAATACGAACTCATTTAACTCAACGTGCTGAAGATGATAAAACATTGACCAAATTAATTAAAGACGGGTTGACGTTAATTGATGCCCCGGAGATAAAATTGGTGGTACATTAA
- a CDS encoding alpha-L-fucosidase, whose translation MNKAIFLNSLFLLFTTSVFSQKVPPPRPYGALPNQNQLDWQENNIYAFVHFGLNTFTNKEWGYGDEDPSLFNPKDFDADQIVRSIKQGGFKGIILTCKHHDGFCLWPTKTTEHNITQSPFRNGKGDMVKEVEEACRKYGLKFGVYVSPWDRNSPKYGTEAYVKMYRAQIAELLSNYGSVFEVWHDGANGGDGYYGGARETRNIDRSTYYNWPSIWALEKKLQPQALIFGDIGPDLRWVGTEKGFAGDPCWQTYTPESRIPGKPPTNGTILSKVAINGTRNGKYWMPAEVDFSIRPGWFWHKDENNKVRSATDLWNHYFLSVGHGASMLLNIPPDTDGKIYKTDSINLKEFGDILYKTISNNLAIGAKITASNVRGKDQKHYGTKFLLDNNQFSYWATDDQVHTPQLLITLPEARTFDIIRLKENTKLGQRIDTLAIDIWQNNQWHFLAGASSIGSNRLIRLANKVTAKRIRLRIIKSPVCIALSDFALFSQPKIMVDKITNNKSNMSKANWQVLNIDNAHLLIDNNENTFWQSKAANFPQEVKIDMGNERTIHSFSYLPRQDGSNVGNIDQYKFYISNDKQHWQEVAEGEFGNIQSNPILQNISIGKPVKARYFCFKILHTADGNKPNIAELSAQ comes from the coding sequence ATGAATAAGGCAATATTTCTCAATTCCCTTTTTTTATTATTCACAACAAGTGTTTTTTCTCAGAAAGTGCCTCCACCAAGGCCTTATGGCGCATTGCCCAATCAAAACCAATTGGACTGGCAAGAAAATAATATCTATGCATTTGTACATTTCGGTCTCAATACTTTCACCAATAAAGAATGGGGGTATGGTGATGAGGATCCATCCTTATTCAATCCCAAAGATTTTGACGCGGATCAGATTGTGCGCTCTATAAAACAAGGTGGATTTAAGGGAATTATTCTTACATGCAAGCATCACGATGGTTTTTGTTTATGGCCAACAAAAACAACTGAACATAACATTACGCAAAGTCCTTTCCGAAATGGCAAAGGAGACATGGTAAAAGAAGTTGAAGAAGCATGCCGAAAATATGGGTTGAAGTTTGGCGTGTATGTATCTCCCTGGGATAGAAATTCCCCAAAGTATGGCACAGAAGCTTATGTAAAAATGTATCGCGCACAAATTGCTGAGCTCCTCTCAAATTACGGTTCTGTATTTGAAGTTTGGCACGATGGCGCTAATGGTGGCGATGGCTATTACGGAGGGGCGCGCGAAACGAGAAATATAGACAGGAGCACTTATTATAACTGGCCGAGTATTTGGGCACTAGAAAAAAAACTACAGCCCCAAGCTTTGATTTTTGGCGATATTGGTCCAGACCTGCGTTGGGTAGGCACTGAAAAGGGTTTCGCCGGAGATCCTTGCTGGCAAACCTATACACCGGAATCCAGAATTCCAGGGAAACCACCTACTAATGGCACGATTCTAAGTAAAGTAGCTATCAATGGTACGAGAAATGGAAAGTACTGGATGCCGGCCGAAGTTGATTTTTCAATTCGACCAGGATGGTTCTGGCATAAAGACGAAAACAATAAGGTACGCAGTGCAACTGATTTATGGAATCATTATTTTTTATCGGTTGGTCACGGCGCTTCTATGTTATTGAATATTCCACCAGATACTGATGGGAAAATTTATAAAACAGATTCTATCAACTTAAAAGAATTTGGTGATATACTATATAAGACAATTAGCAACAATCTTGCAATAGGTGCAAAAATAACGGCTTCGAATGTTCGGGGAAAAGATCAAAAACATTATGGTACAAAATTTTTATTAGACAATAATCAATTTTCATATTGGGCAACAGATGATCAGGTGCATACGCCTCAACTACTGATCACTTTACCTGAGGCAAGAACTTTCGATATTATCCGTTTGAAAGAAAATACCAAACTTGGACAACGAATTGATACATTAGCTATTGATATTTGGCAGAATAATCAATGGCATTTCCTTGCAGGTGCCAGTAGTATTGGCAGTAATCGTTTGATTAGGCTTGCTAATAAAGTTACTGCAAAAAGGATACGTCTTCGTATTATCAAATCTCCTGTTTGTATCGCGCTTAGCGATTTTGCGTTATTTTCCCAACCTAAGATTATGGTTGATAAAATTACAAATAACAAAAGCAATATGAGTAAAGCAAACTGGCAAGTACTCAATATAGATAATGCCCATTTATTGATTGACAACAATGAAAATACATTTTGGCAAAGCAAAGCGGCAAATTTTCCACAGGAAGTAAAAATAGATATGGGCAATGAAAGAACCATTCATTCATTCTCCTATTTACCTAGGCAGGATGGAAGCAATGTAGGAAATATAGACCAATATAAATTTTATATCAGCAATGATAAACAACATTGGCAAGAAGTGGCTGAAGGTGAATTCGGCAATATTCAATCAAATCCTATTTTACAAAATATATCGATTGGAAAGCCTGTAAAGGCAAGGTATTTCTGTTTCAAAATATTACATACTGCAGACGGCAATAAGCCAAACATTGCTGAATTGTCAGCACAATAA
- a CDS encoding adenylosuccinate synthase — MVDVILGLQWGDEGKGKIVDYFAPGYDIVARFQGGPNAGHTLYVEGKKVVLHQIPSGIFHQGAENIIGGGVVLDPVILKKECNTVEGFGIDVKKNLFISHRTNLILPTHRALDKASEMQKGEGKIGSTLKGIGPAYMDKTGRNALRVGDLLNKNFTSQYIKLRLKHQRLLDNFNFTEDISTWEDDFFEAVETLRSFKIINGEYYINNKIAAGKKVLAEGAQAAMLDIDFGTYPYVTSSNTISAGVCTGLGIAPQKIEKVLGITKSYCTRVGSGPFPTELENEMGEKLRKIGSEFGATTGRPRRCGWIDLVALKYACMINGVTDVVMTKADVLDSFEHLDLCTSYTINGEETQEVPLQMEKLPLQPNFKTMKGWNVDTTNIKNADTLPEDMKKYIAFMNEYLGAPVKYVSNGPGRDQIITL, encoded by the coding sequence ATGGTAGACGTAATTCTTGGGCTTCAATGGGGTGACGAAGGAAAGGGTAAAATTGTAGATTACTTTGCACCCGGTTATGATATTGTCGCAAGGTTTCAAGGTGGCCCAAATGCCGGTCACACGCTATATGTAGAAGGCAAAAAAGTTGTATTACATCAAATACCTTCTGGTATCTTTCATCAAGGAGCAGAAAATATCATTGGTGGGGGCGTGGTTTTAGACCCTGTTATTCTTAAAAAGGAATGCAATACTGTCGAAGGTTTTGGAATTGATGTAAAGAAAAATTTATTTATTTCTCATCGTACCAATTTAATTTTGCCAACCCATCGCGCTTTAGACAAGGCTTCTGAAATGCAAAAAGGAGAGGGGAAAATAGGCTCTACATTGAAAGGAATAGGGCCTGCATATATGGACAAAACAGGTCGAAATGCATTGCGCGTAGGTGACTTACTGAACAAGAACTTTACTTCCCAATATATAAAACTGCGTTTGAAGCATCAACGTTTGTTGGATAATTTTAATTTTACGGAAGATATCTCTACTTGGGAAGACGACTTTTTTGAAGCCGTGGAAACTTTACGCTCTTTCAAAATTATTAATGGTGAATATTATATAAACAATAAAATTGCGGCTGGGAAAAAAGTTCTAGCTGAAGGGGCTCAGGCTGCGATGTTAGATATTGATTTTGGAACTTACCCATATGTTACTTCATCAAATACTATTTCGGCCGGCGTTTGTACAGGGTTAGGTATTGCTCCTCAAAAGATTGAAAAGGTTTTGGGTATAACTAAGTCTTATTGCACGCGTGTAGGAAGTGGGCCTTTCCCAACAGAACTGGAAAATGAAATGGGAGAAAAGCTGCGCAAAATAGGAAGTGAATTTGGGGCTACTACTGGCAGACCACGCCGTTGTGGATGGATTGATTTGGTGGCATTGAAATATGCCTGTATGATTAATGGAGTAACAGATGTCGTAATGACCAAAGCGGATGTTTTAGACAGTTTTGAGCACCTGGATCTTTGTACTTCTTATACGATCAATGGGGAAGAGACGCAAGAAGTACCCTTACAAATGGAAAAATTGCCATTGCAGCCAAATTTTAAAACCATGAAAGGCTGGAATGTGGATACGACAAACATTAAAAATGCCGATACATTGCCGGAGGATATGAAAAAGTATATTGCATTCATGAATGAATATTTGGGGGCACCGGTAAAGTATGTTTCTAACGGACCTGGAAGAGACCAAATTATTACCTTATAA